One window of the Leucoraja erinacea ecotype New England unplaced genomic scaffold, Leri_hhj_1 Leri_392S, whole genome shotgun sequence genome contains the following:
- the bbs10 gene encoding Bardet-Biedl syndrome 10 protein: protein MCGELEVGTLVQVAEALESVLSPCFGPQGGQVLFTSATGEVLITRDGATILDSLMLEHPVARLLVRAALSHCGQTGDGCKSLVLLVTGLLRAALPGGRCGRLGLCRGLARLEREVLPRLLAERLGPHCVRAPGPGLGLLEVASRVLTGGLAGKISPVHVALLSHLACRYLCLVSGGGAGGLRRAVRMCSGGLAGLALAVGGLPVQDSRVVEGLPLSRGLAVGGLPVQDSRIVEGLPLSRGLAVGGLPVQDSRVVEGLPVQDSRVVGGLPVSVGLACGSTLAPSPATLPGARARLSAHLHRSLAGLQQLGVTLLLSGPLQPGPVLEEAAARGFSLVHGLGDGEMALLARLSGAQPVSCPHLASPRHVVSVRFLRPLPTGPGLLLGLRLPARLRPHCLLVCAPMPTLARQHLHAIASTYRLLNMLLPCQGPDPGSPGKGAAGWKSRGPGRERGGPGPRGDGADVRAATGGRWGPNAESPGSRLDPAGRARTTAGGPEWKGRGPDRDTEGEGGGREGASAGIPGQAWSERPDPGDAGTGTAGPGIPGQEGEQGREGGQAGHSGIADTEGTNGLITQTLSSSGCPGPVRPGASDAAAGPGQWEPPAGSLLPAGGTFELLLHHYLELESRQHRCPDTRLACRLLAEAVLTIPRHLHGGSSPGPGSSRSFLLRARLQAGRAVPGGRCPLDVVAAKWLLLLSALQCGRRLLAVDRALPVRRLHPQHRAAAHTHTPD from the exons ATGTGCGgtgagctggaggtggggacgcTGGTGCAGGTAGCGGAGGCCCTGGAGAGTGTGCTGTCCCCGTGCTTCGGTCCACAAGGTGGCCAGGTACTGTTCACCAGTGCCACCGGTGAGGTGCTCATCACCAGGGACGGGGCGACTATCCTGGACTCACTGATGCTGGAGCACCCTGTTGCAAG GCTGCTGGTGAGAGCtgcgctgtcccactgcgggcaGACGGGTGACGGCTGCAAGTCGCTGGTGCTGCTGGTGACGGGGCTACTGCGGGCGGCACTGCCCGGGGGCAGGTGTGGGCGTCTCGGCCTGTGCCGGGGCCTGGCCCGGCTGGAGCGGGAGGTGTTGCCACGACTGCTGGCCGAGCGGCTGGGCCCTCACTGTGTCCGGGCCCCGGGGCCAGGGCTGGGGCTGCTGGAGGTGGCGTCGCGGGTACTGACGGGCGGCTTGGCTGGTAAGATAAGCCCGGTGCACGTTGCCCTTCTCAGCCACCTGGCCTGTCGCTACCTGTGCCTGGTGTCGGGCGGTGGGGCCGGGGGGTTGCGGCGGGCAGTGCGGATGTGCTCGGGTGGGTTGGCTGGGCTGGCGCTGGCGGTGGGAGGGCTGCCGGTGCAGGATAGCCGGGTTGTGGAGGGGCTTCCACTATCCAGAGGGCTGGCGGTGGGAGGACTGCCGGTGCAGGATAGCCGGATTGTGGAGGGGCTTCCACTATCCAGAGGGCTGGCGGTGGGAGGGCTACCGGTGCAGGATAGCCGGGTTGTAGAGGGGCTGCCGGTGCAGGATAGCCGGGTTGTCGGGGGGCTTCCAGTATCCGTAGGGCTGGCG TGCGGTTCCACACTTGCCCCCAGCCCCGCCACCCTCCCCGGGGCCCGGGCCCGCCTCTCCGCCCACCTGCATCGCTCCCTGGCCGGCCTGCAGCAGCTGGGGGTCACCCTGCTGCTGTCTGGGCCCCTGCAGCCCGGCCCGGTGCTGGAGGAAGCTGCCGCCCGCGGATTCTCGCTGGTCCACGGGCTGGGAGACGGGGAGATGGCGCTGCTCGCCCGCCTGAGCGGGGCCCAGCCCGTCTCCTGCCCCCACCTCGCCAGCCCCCGGCACGTCGTGTCTGTACGCTTCCTCCGCCCGCTGCCCACCGGCCCCGGGCTGCTGCTCGGTCTCCGTCTCCCCGCCCGTCTGCGGCCCCACTGCCTGCTCGTCTGTGCCCCGATGCCCACCCTCGCCCGACAGCACCTACACGCCATCGCCAGCACTTACCGCCTGCTCAACATGTTGCTGCCCTGCCAGGG ACCCGACCCTGGATCCCCGGGCAAGGGGGCTGCGGGGTGGAAGAGCCGGGGaccggggagggagagaggcggCCCGGGGCCCCGGGGTGATGGGGCTGATGTACGGGCCGCTACGGGAGGGAGATGGGGCCCCAATGCAGAGAGCCCGGGCAGCAGACTAGACCCAGCGGGAAGGGCGAGAACCACCGCTGGGGGCCCGGAGTGGAAGGGACGGGGCCCAGACAGGGAcacggagggagaggggggaggaagggagggagccaGTGCTGGGATCCCGGGGCAAGCGTGGAGTGAGAGACCCGACCCAGGGGATGCAGGGACGGGGACAGCCGGCCCAGGGATCCCGGGACAAGAGGGGGAACAGGGGAGGGAAGGTGGGCAAGCAGGACACTCGGGGATTGCAGACACCGAGGGCACGAATGGCCTCATCACGCAGACCCTGTCGTCCAGTGGCTGCCCGGGACCTGTCAGGCCGGGGGCCAGTGATGCAGCCGCGGGGCCCGGGCAGTGGGAGCCCCCGGCCGGCAGCCTGCTCCCCGCGGGAGGGACATTTgagttgctgctgcaccactATCTGGAGCTGGAGTCTCGGCAGCATCGGTGCCCCGACACCCGGCTAGCCTGCCGGCTGCTGGCCGAGGCCGTGCTCACCATCCCCCGCCACCTGCACGGAGGCTCCAGTCCCGGCCCCGGCTCCAGCCGCTCCTTCTTGCTGCGGGCCCGGCTACAGGCGGGGAGAGCGGTGCCGGGCGGTCGCTGCCCGCTGGACGTGGTGGCGGCCAAGTGGCTGTTGCTGCTTTCCGCGCTGCAGTGCGGGCGGCGGCTGCTGGCGGTGGACAGAGCCCTGCCCGTCCGCCGGctccacccccaacatcgggcagcagcccacacccacaccccggaCTGA